The stretch of DNA TGCCACTCACGCCACGGAACCGCGATGCGTAGTGGAGCGGTTGCCTAGAGCGAGAAGGACCCCCGCCACGTGTGACTGGCCCGGGGGCATGGCCCACGCTGTAGAGGAGCGCCACCTGTGAACAAGGCCATCGCTCGTATGGCGACAACAGGAAGGCTGCGGCAAGCGGCGGCAGTGTACGAGGACCTGGCCAACGCCGGCGGCTTGTTCGCAGAGCTCGTCGAACTAGCCAAAGACCGGTAACCCTCATGCTCATGGGTGCAGCCAATCATCATCGGGAAATCCGGATCTTCTCCCGCGCCCGCTGCCTTTCCATGATCGGGAGTTACATCGAACGTCTTACAGTCCCACGCAGGGAAAGGCCCGGAGCCCGGCGCGCGAAGCGGGCGATGTCGATGTGATCGTCTTCGCTGAACCCCAACTTGCCAACGGCGTCGTCATAAGCGGCTGTCGTTTTTGGGCCAGGGGCGCCGCCAGACCACTGCGGCAGGCTCGGTGTGGGGTCGGCCAGTTCCACCCCGGCCAGGAGGACTGCGTGATAGGCAAACAAGCCGTCGCACCCCGAAGAAAGTCGGGCGGATAGCAGGTGTCGCGCTGAGTCCGGATGTGTGCGGTTGGAGTTACTTCGTGGCGAACCAGGACATACGGTCGGTGGCCTGGCTTCGCATGGGTTCGGGCAACTCCAGCGGCTTGAAGGTGACAGGCCAGTCGGCCGGCCGGTGGCCCGCGTTCAGGTCGACGTGATGCAGTTCGAGCTCGACAAGCTTGCGTAGGACAACCTGGCTCGCCGGGAACGGCTCAAGGTGCAGGATGGTGACACTGGTCTTCCACGCGTCATCGGGTGTTGTGACGGCGGCGGCCCGGAATGCCGCGGCCGTCCGTTCGATGTCGGCTACTTGCTCGGCGACCGGTCGGCTCGCACCGTTCTCGATGGACGTGTCGCGGGCTTCTTGACTCGCGTAGGCGGGGATGTCGGCCCCGGCGGACGGCCTCCAACAGGTTTCGGTGAGCCTCAGCGGCGCGGGCAATGTGGGTGAGGACGTGGCCGCGGGTCCAGCCGGACAGCAACGACGGTTCGCTGACCTGTTTGCAGGTCAGGCCGTCGGCCGTGGCAATCAGTTTGGCCGTCGCCTCGTCGATTTGGGTGAGTAGGTCCTTCAGCCAGAAGTCCATGTCACAAAATTACCAAGGTATGTTCCATGCGGTGTTCCCAGATCACGTGTGTTGGTGACGGTGCTGGGTCCGGACCCCGGCGCAGGTGGAGTACCGGCTGAGCGAGCACTGCGGACGCGACGCGGAGCACGAGGACGTCGCCGCCGAGATCACGGCGCGCGAGGACGCGCAAGTCGAGTACCGCCTCGGGGAGGCGCGCGATCTGGAGTGGATCGGATCCGGCCTGGCCGATGTCGGTCTGGGCGTCGGCGCCGCGGTGGGCAAGAGGGACCCATGGAGCCCACCAAACCCCCGGCCAAGCAACCGACCGCCTCCCAAGGGCTGGGGAATCACGGGCTCTGTCGGGGATCTTGTGACGTACCAAGTCTGAACTGCGCATCTACTGGGTGTGCGGTTCAGGGGGTTTGGAGTGGTTGCTACCGTATTTAGCCGATGTGGTGGTCGAGTCGATCGAATGTGCGGTCAGTACGGTCACGTTCTGCGCGTACTCCGCAGTGCCGACGGTGCCGTGCCCAAGATGCGGGGTGGTGTCGTGGCGTGTGCACGGCCGGTACGCGCGCCGGCTCGCTGACGCGCCCTTCGGCGGAGTCCCAGCGGTGACCGAACTCGTGGTGCGCCGGTTCAAGTGCCTCAATCCGCAGTGTCCAGCGTTGACGTTCGCCGAGCAGGTCGAGGGGCTGACCAGCCCGCATGGCCGGTACACGCCGCGGCTGAGCGCACTGCTCACCTCGATCGCCGCATGTCTGGCGGGCCGGCCGGGTGCGCGGCTCGCAACCCGCGCTAAGCATTCGCGTCGCCAAGGACAAACCGCTGGACCTCCTCCGACGGTTACCGGAGTTGCCGCAGGCCAGCGTGCGCGTCCTCGGGGTCGACGACTACTTGTCGCGATCCGTGGAGTCAGGAGGAGGTCGATTCGCGTGGTCGTAGGCTTCCTGCGACGCTGACACGTCGCCGAGGTGCGCGATCGACCATTCCTGTAGTGCGCGCAGTGGCTCGCGCAGGGTGCGGCCCGCCTCGGTGAGCGCGTACTCGACGCGGACCGGAACTTCGGGGTAGACGGTGCGGCGCACGAGCCCGTCTCGTTCGAGCCCGCGGAGAGTCTGGGTGAGCATCTTCTGCGAGACGCCCTCAATGCGTCGGCGCAGCTCTGAGAAGCGGGCGTTGCCGTCCCAGAGGGCGCCCACTATGAGCACCGTCCAACGGTCGCCAATGCGATCCAGTATGTGGCGAGTCGGGCAGTCCGCGCGGTAGGGGCTGCCGCGGAGCACCGACTCGGCCTGGGTGGTTACCACAAAGTGCCTTCTTCCCATTGGAGAGCTGCATTCATACGGTAATCGCAACGCGTCCGTCTGACGCCACCCGTCCCGTAGAAAGGCACGTCGTGTCTCGCATTACCGTCATCGGCGGCACAGGCTATGCCGGTTCGGCCATCGTTGCGGAGGCCGCTGCTCGCGGTCACCAGGTCACCGCCCTGAGCCGCTCGCTCCCCGACGCGCCCATCCCGAACGTGACCTATGTCCAAGGCGACGCCACCGACGAAGCAACGCTCTCGGCACCCATTGAGGGCGCGGACGTCGTAGTGGGCGCACTCGCCCCACGCGGCCCGCTGGCCGGCACCTTCCGCGACGTCTACCGCACCATCGCGCGTCTGGCCGATACCGCAGGCGTACCCCTGTTCGTCGTCGGCGGCTACTCGTCGCTGCGCCCTGCACCCGGGGCGGATCGCTTCGTCACCGACCTCAGCCACATCCCCGCAGAGCTCCACGAAGAGATCCGCGCCGGGGCGGCGCTCATCATTGAGGACCTCCCGGCCACGCCCGCGACACTCGACTGGGCCTTTGTGAGCCCGGCGCTCAGGTTCGGCGCACATATGCCCGGCGAACGACTCGGCCATTATCGGCTCGGCGACGACGTCGCGGTCCAGCCCGAGGACGGCGGCGCGATCTCCGCCGCGGACTATGCCCTCGGGCTCGTCGACCTGATCGAGAAAGGCGACCACCACAGGGCACAGGTCAACCTCGGCCACTGAGGTGATCCCAGCGAGATTCAGTTCGCTGTCCGGCGCTCGAAGCGTGTGATGACGAGGGCGGTCCGGGCGGTCTGAAAGAATCCTTCTGGGGACTGATCGCGACGTGTTCGAGCGCGTTCCAGCGCTCGGTGAGCAGGGTGAAGCCGCGCTCGCCGAGGCCACAAAGGCTGCGCGGGATGAGGCGCCCCGGGTCCCATCCACAGCTGCAGGTAATCCGGAACCGAAGTGCGTTTCAGGGACGTGCTCGAAACCGCCCACGCCCGCGCTCTCGCCGAAACGGGCCTGCCCCAACCCATCGCACAGTTACTGGCCGACGCCGACCAGGGCATCCGACGCGGCGGCCGCTACACCGACAGCGGCGACCTCACCCGCCTGAGCGGACGGCAGACAACCTCGCTCGCCGCCACTATCACCACAGCCCTCACTGCCCCCGCCGCGGCCTGACCGACTGGCGCCCGAGCGTAAGGAAGGCATGCTCCATCATGGCTGATGAATATGAGAAGACGCACTACCGGGGATTCGGACCCGTCCGCGGCCTGCCGATCCAGGACGCCCGGGTGGATCTCTCCGCCCTTCCCCCGGATCTCCAGGCGGTAGTACAGGAGTCGTTCCCGCCCGTGCTCGAGAGGGCGAAGGAGCCGCTGGTCGGCATCACGACGGACGGGCACGTGGTACCCGATCTTTTCGCCCTCCAGGACACCGGCTGGAATCCCGAGCCCGCGAGGAAGGCGGCGACCGCCTTCCTCGACTGCCTCACTCCCGCGCAGCGCGAAGACGTCCTATTCGCCGTCGACGCGGACGAATGGCGTATGTGGATCAATGCCTTTCCGAACTGGGATCCGCACGGCCTGCGCCTGGAGGACCTTGAGCCCGCGCAGCGCGAGCATGCGCTCGCGATCCTCGAGGCATCCTTATCCGCCACCGGCTTCTCCGACGCTCGGACGGCGATGAAACTCAACGCCGCGCTCGGCGAGCTGATCGACCAGTACCGCGACACCCTGACCGAATACTGTTATTTCTTCGCAGTGTTCGGCACCCCCTCGGCAACGGAGCCGTGGGGATGGCAACTGTGGGGCCACCACCTCGACGTGCACTGCTTCATCATCGGCCGGCAGATGGTCCTCACCCCGACCTTCATCGGCGCCGAGCCCACCGAGGCCGACCGCGGTACCCACAAGGGCTTGCGCCTGTTCGACGAGCAGCGGACGGCCGGTCTCGACCTGCGGCGCAGCTTGCACCCTGAACAGGCACGTCAGGCCGTTCTCTACACATCGATCCGGGGGCAGGACTTGCCCGCCGAACTCGCCGACCCGGTCAACGGCAGGCACCTGGGTGGCGCCGCCCAAGACAACCGCGTCATCCCCTACGCGGGGCTACCGGCCAGCGGACTCTCCCACAGGCAACGGGAGTCGCTGCTCCACTTGGTGAAGACCTACGCGCAGCGACTCCCGGACGGTCCCGCCGCCGCGTTCATGGAAAGCATCGAGCAGCATCTCGACGACACGCACATCGCCTGGATCGGCGGGAGCGGCGACGATGACGCCTTCTACTACCGCGTCCACAGCCCCGTCGTCCTGATCGAATACGACTGCCACCAAGGTGTCTTCCTCGACAACGACCAGCCCGAACCGTTCCACGTCCACACCATCGTGCGCACCCCCAACGGTGGCGACTACGGACGCGACCTGCTGCGCCGACACCTCGCCCGCCACCATCCACGGCAACGCATCGGACGCTGACTACCACTCGCCCGACCCAGACCGCGCCGAGCGCTCCCATTCGTGGGGCCCATGCTTGGATCCAACGCATGGTCCCACTTCGTAGCCCCCAGGCGGTGAGCTGGCCGGCTCTCCCCCGGTGGCGGGAAGGGGTCAGTCACCTGTGGTGATCTCGATGTGCCGGGGCTTGGCCGCCGCCACCTTGGGGATCTCCACGCTCAGCACGCCGTCGTGCAGAGCCGCGCGGACGCTGTCGGCGTCGATCTCACCCGGGAGAAGAGCCCGGTACTCGAAACGGCCGGTACGGCGGGTGCCGCGCCGCAGGACGTCGGCGCGTTCGCGTTCCTTGAGCTCGCCGCTGATGACCAGTTCCTGCCCCGCCATCTCGATGTCGACATCCTCGCGCTTGACGCCGGGGAGGCCGGCTTCGATCTGGTAAGCGTCATCGGTCTCGGAGACGTCGGCCGACGGCGACCACGTTGTCCCCTCGGTCATCGGCGTCAGGGAACCCACCGTGGACTCCAGCAGGCTGCCCATGCGGCTGAACAGGTCGTCGAACTCCGCGAGAGGGCCCGTGGTCCAGCCCGGGTGACGGCGTTCCGCCAGCGGCGCCCGGCTGACGCGTCGCACAGGAAGCGTCATCTTCGTTCAGGTCCGTCCTTTGCTCTTCTTCTATTCTATTTCGCGCCCAAATATAATGACCCTGTCCGACCGTCTCCGGTCAGGGCATGGCCGTGCCTCCCCGCCCCCGTCGAGGGGAGTACCGCCTGGTTCGGCTGGTGAGGACGCCTATTCCACTGCGGGTCACCTCGCCTCCGGCCGTCACAACGTCCATCGCACGTTCTGTTCCGCGAGGCGCCACCTCAGAGATTTCTCGCGGGGAAGATCAGAACAGGCTTGTCGACATGCTCGAAATTTGGTATATGCGGGTGTATAGGGGTGGCGAAAGCGGGGAATGAAGATCAGGGGATAAGCAACGGCTACGCCTTGACGAGGCGGAGCCGTGCAACATCGGAATCCCGGCAAGCGCAGGAGTTCAGAGCTGCTCCGGCATCCTGTCGGAGTTGGGAGTGACATCGATGGACGCGCTGAAGATTTCTTTCCATGGCCAGGCCGTGTGGCCGGTCATCCAGGTGGCCGGGCAGCTCGACCCCGAGACGCGGGACCAGCTGCGCCACCAGCTCGATCAGCTCATTGCCACGCGCAATCCGGCCAGAGTCATTGTCGACTTCTCCCAGCTGCGCCTCTGTGACGCCAGTGGTCTGAGCGCGCTCATAGCCGCGAACCGGGAAGCCCGGAGGCGCCACGGTGAACTTCGTCTGGTGTGCCCGGAGGGGAAGGTCCGGCGACTGCTGAGACTCACGCAAATAGCCCGGATGATTCCGGTCTTCGACAGCGTCCCCCAGGCCATCGCCAACGGCGAAAGCAGCCTATACCCCACCGCACTGCGCCAAGGAATGCAGTGAGCGGCCGCATGGCCGAAAGGAGCCGACCGCACCGACTCCCGCAGCCAGCGAGGCCCGGACCCGGGGCGGATCGGTCGGCGGAGGGGCGAAGGACTGCCGTACCTCTTGCCCCATTCGATGACGGCGCCGGGCAGGGGGTAGCCGATCTCTTCGGCCGAGGTTCCACGGAGGACCTGATCGACTTCTGTTCTTGGTACTCACGGTTCTGGTGCTCACCGCTCGAAAACCTTCTTGCGGATCGGGGAACGGGCAGCTCGCTGGGTACTCGGAACCGCGAATACCGCGGTACAAGCCAAGGAGGGCGTCGCACTCGTTCCGGCACTGAGTGTGGTTTCCGATGCCCTTGCCCCGCATGCGTCGGGCGACGTAGGCCACTGATCGCCGTCACTCCCGACGATGAGGTAAAAGAGCCGGAAGAGAACGGGCCTCCTGGGTCCGTTCTCTTCCGGCCACGCCGAGCGAGCCGGCGATAGCACCGGGCCCCGCATATCGGGAGGATGATCGTGCGCATGCAGTGGGAGGCGTTCCTGACGGCGGTCCAGGAGCGGGGTGAATACCCTTCACCGCAGGAGGCCGAGCGGTCGTCGCGCGTCGTCCTCGCTCTGCTGGGAGCTCACCTGGTGGGCGATGTGCGAGCCGAGCTGGCCGCCCGGCTCCCGGAGACGTTCGCGCTGGTACTGCTCAACCCGCTCCAGGCGCATGAACCGCTCTCGCCCGAGCGGTTCATTCGTGCGACGGCGGCATGGATCGAGGGAGCCAGCGAGCAGACCGCGACATGGGATGTCAGCGCCGTGCTCAGCGTCGTGGCCGACCTCGTCGGCGAAGACCTGCTGAACCGGATCCTGCTGCAGCTTCCCTCGGGCTACGACCTGCTGTTCGGCCGGCCGCTACCCGGCTGATTCGCATGGCTGCGCCCCGTGGTCGCGCACCGGCGCGGCAGCCGGAACGGCGGACAGCGGCGCGGACAGACGTGGCCACGTCATCCAGTGCGGCGACGGAGCATGCACGCACCACACCGGGAGACGAGTCGTGAATGAAGCCAGGGGGACCTGCGGCCGTAAGCAGGCCGCCCGGTCGCCCACAGTCGACGGGACCGTGACCGGCGGCACGAGATCGCGCGACGAATGCTGCTGACGCAGACATGTCCGAGCACACCAGCAGCCGCAACGCTTGAGCTCCGCTCCGTGGCCCCCAGCGGTGGGCCGTTCGACGCGCCTGGTAGTCGGCAGCTCACGTGCGGTGCTGTGCGCGTATCAGGGCCCGGTCGGGGGGTCGGGCTCCCCGCCGTCGGCATCGAACACCTTGGTGAAGGCGGCCCCGCATCCACAGCGGGAGTGCTCGATCAGTTTCCCGTCTTCCGACACGCTCAGCCCCTGGCTGAGCCGCACATGCACATGTTCGCCCAGCCGGGCTCTCGGCCGGCGGACCGGTTGTCACGTCGCAGGATGACGAACACCCTGGTCACGGTAGTCTCCGCAACGACGGCGACCGCAACCTCGTATCTGGCGGCTTACCGTGTCGACGGCTATGTCGACGGGATGCTCCCGCCGCGGCTCCCCGCCAACATCGGCCACTACGAGGACACGTTTCAGCAGGTCAACGGCGACTGGCTCCTCGCCTCCCAAGCCGTGTTCCTGCCTTTTGGCGGCGGTACGGAGCATCTGTCCACCGTGCCTCGCGACGCGTGAGAACGGATTACCGCATGGGTGGACGCAACCTTTGGTGACCACTGGTAGTCCCCGGTCCGCGTTCACCGAGCTGGGCGCGCTCGCACAGGCATGCGCGAAGCGCACCACCAGCCTGTGAGCGAATGGCGGCACGAGCTGCCGCGCGACTGAACCTCCTGGAATGTGCTCTGCGTCGAGGGACTCCAGCTCTGGCATGGAGCCCCTCAAGCCGCTCTCGGCGACCGCTCAGAGTCAGTTGGCGTCACAGTGCGGTGTCCGTCTCCTTGGCTAGCGTCCGCAGAAGGCGGCCCTGGAACGCCTCGTCGTGGATGGCGCGGTGCGGCTGCTGTTGCCGACGGCGGTACCAGTATCCGCCGGCGGTCAGGGCCTCGGGGTCATCGCTTGCCGCGAGCCACTCCTGCGTGCGACGACCGAGTTCCAGATCGTCCGGTGCGCTTGGTCCGCCCATCGTGGTCGGCACCCAGCCCCGGTCCACGGCGTTGCTCAGCACGCCGGGGCGCAGGCGGGCCACCGCCGCCGCGAGTGTCGTGACCAACAGCTTGCTGTCGGCGTACGAGCCCCGGACCGTTTTGTTCGCCCAACGCGACGACGGCACCGTCGACGGCCAAGGCCCGGTGACGAGATGGTTCGGGCCTCGGCCCTGGCGGGCGCCTTCGATGGCATCGAGATGGGCCACACAAGGTCCGCGTGCTGTTCAGGCCACTCCGCCAGTGGCATGAAAGCTGTCAGCAGCTCGTCGGCAGCTGACGTCAGTTGGTAGCGGGCACGGTAGGGAAATGTGGGCTCGCGGTGGCGCTCGACGAGTTCCTCTCGCTCCAGACGCCTTAGGGTCCGGTTCAATACGCTTTCTTGAAGGTAGCGGTGCCGAGTCTCCGACCAGCCATCTTCATGGGTCTTTTCTCGGGTTGTGTCCAGCAATCCGGTGTACTGTTTGGGACCTTCTGCCAGTGCTACCAGGACGTCGGGTATCCATTCTCCATTGATCATGTGGAGAGCCACTACCACTGGATGCGCGGCTACGTGCTGGCCCAGGCCGGAAGCCTGGAGGCCGCAGAAACCGCGCTGCGCACCGCCCACGAGATGCTGTCCTCCCGGCGTGCCGCGCTCTACGCCCACCAGGTCGGGGTGGAACTGGCGGCCGTGCTCCACCGGCAGGGGAAGGTGGCCGAGGCCGAAGAACTGCCGCCTCCTCGGCGACTTGCTGTACCGGACGGGCAAGATCGAGGCGGCCGTCAGCTCCTACCGGGCAGGGCTCAGCCATCAGGCGATCCCCGGAGCGACCACGCTCGGACCGGCACCCGTCATGCCCTTCTGAGGGGCCGTTCACCCCCTGAGTCCGAGGACCCGCGCCTGAACGGGGACTTGTCAGGGACCTTCCATGTCGCTAACTTAAATCGCTACATGGATCGAGTTAATAAGCGATTTACATACGGGATCGCCTTCGCTCGGAAGCACTGAGGCGGAGCTGTGTCCCGCCCTGCACCGGCCCGCGCGATGGCGTGTGCTGGTCACTTCAACCGCCCTGCTCCGGACGGCAGTTCACGTCGCAACGAGGCGGTAGCGACTGCGCCGCCTTTGGCACCCGCTCCGTAACACCAGCCGGATTGTGGTCCGTGTAACGCACCTCGGCGCCGCACGCGCCGCCCGTCCGGCGAACGGTCGCGGCCGACCGTCGTGGTCGGCCGTATCCCCCCACCGATCCAGGTACAAGGAGAGCGCTGATGCGCCGAAGAGGTTCCATCTTCCTGACGGCAGCCGTGCTGTGTGCCACCGGACTCGCCGCGTTGCCCGCGGGGTCCGCGACCGCGGGCACCCCCGAACCGACCGAATCGCGGGAGGTGTTCTCACCGGACGGCACCATCACGCCGGTCAAGGTACCCAAGCAGGTCGAGGCCCCGGTCGCGAAGGCCGACGTGAAGGCAGCCGCGGCCGCGAATGTGACGGCCATTCAGGACACGGGACCGTCCGCCTCGCGGTTCGACATGGTGATCGTGGGCGACGGCTACACGGCCTCGCAGATGGGGCTGCTGCGTCAGCACGCACAGGCGAAGTGGAACGAGATCGCCGCCACGGCGCCGTGGAACAAGTACCGCCAGTCCGTCAACGTATGGCTGGTCAATGTCGTGTCCAACCAGTCCGGCGTGGACAACGACCCGGTCCAGGGCGTCAATCGCGATACCGCCCTCGACATGGCTTTCTTCTGCGGCGGTACCCCTCACCTGCTGTGCCTGAACGAGGCGAAGGCCAAATCGTACGCCGCCCAGGCTCCTGAGGTCGACGCGATCGTCGCCGTGGGCAACTCCACCAAGTACGGCGGCGCGGGCTACCCGAGCCTCTCCACCGTGGCGGGCGGCAACCCGGATTCGGGCCGCATCGCCATCCACGAACTCGGCCACTCCGTGGGCGGACTCGCCGACGAGTACTACACGCCGGGCACCACCTACTCCGGAGCCGAGCCCCAGGCACCCAACGTCACCACCGACCCGCGCGGCTCCAAGTGGGCCTCCTACCTCGGACAGAGCACTCCTGACGGCGGCGTCATCGGCGCCTACCAGGGCGGGAATTACTACGAGCGCGGCATCTACCGGCCGTCGCAGGACTCCCTGATGCGCAACATCAACAAGGAGTTCAACCTGCTCGGCCTCGCCGCGATGAACCGGGC from Streptomyces asiaticus encodes:
- a CDS encoding winged helix-turn-helix transcriptional regulator, which encodes MGRRHFVVTTQAESVLRGSPYRADCPTRHILDRIGDRWTVLIVGALWDGNARFSELRRRIEGVSQKMLTQTLRGLERDGLVRRTVYPEVPVRVEYALTEAGRTLREPLRALQEWSIAHLGDVSASQEAYDHANRPPPDSTDRDK
- a CDS encoding Hsp20/alpha crystallin family protein, with amino-acid sequence MTLPVRRVSRAPLAERRHPGWTTGPLAEFDDLFSRMGSLLESTVGSLTPMTEGTTWSPSADVSETDDAYQIEAGLPGVKREDVDIEMAGQELVISGELKERERADVLRRGTRRTGRFEYRALLPGEIDADSVRAALHDGVLSVEIPKVAAAKPRHIEITTGD
- a CDS encoding STAS domain-containing protein → MDALKISFHGQAVWPVIQVAGQLDPETRDQLRHQLDQLIATRNPARVIVDFSQLRLCDASGLSALIAANREARRRHGELRLVCPEGKVRRLLRLTQIARMIPVFDSVPQAIANGESSLYPTALRQGMQ
- a CDS encoding nuclear transport factor 2 family protein, with the translated sequence MFAQPGSRPADRLSRRRMTNTLVTVVSATTATATSYLAAYRVDGYVDGMLPPRLPANIGHYEDTFQQVNGDWLLASQAVFLPFGGGTEHLSTVPRDA
- a CDS encoding DUF2267 domain-containing protein; amino-acid sequence: MQWEAFLTAVQERGEYPSPQEAERSSRVVLALLGAHLVGDVRAELAARLPETFALVLLNPLQAHEPLSPERFIRATAAWIEGASEQTATWDVSAVLSVVADLVGEDLLNRILLQLPSGYDLLFGRPLPG
- a CDS encoding DUF3500 domain-containing protein, encoding MDLSALPPDLQAVVQESFPPVLERAKEPLVGITTDGHVVPDLFALQDTGWNPEPARKAATAFLDCLTPAQREDVLFAVDADEWRMWINAFPNWDPHGLRLEDLEPAQREHALAILEASLSATGFSDARTAMKLNAALGELIDQYRDTLTEYCYFFAVFGTPSATEPWGWQLWGHHLDVHCFIIGRQMVLTPTFIGAEPTEADRGTHKGLRLFDEQRTAGLDLRRSLHPEQARQAVLYTSIRGQDLPAELADPVNGRHLGGAAQDNRVIPYAGLPASGLSHRQRESLLHLVKTYAQRLPDGPAAAFMESIEQHLDDTHIAWIGGSGDDDAFYYRVHSPVVLIEYDCHQGVFLDNDQPEPFHVHTIVRTPNGGDYGRDLLRRHLARHHPRQRIGR
- a CDS encoding NAD(P)-dependent oxidoreductase — encoded protein: MSRITVIGGTGYAGSAIVAEAAARGHQVTALSRSLPDAPIPNVTYVQGDATDEATLSAPIEGADVVVGALAPRGPLAGTFRDVYRTIARLADTAGVPLFVVGGYSSLRPAPGADRFVTDLSHIPAELHEEIRAGAALIIEDLPATPATLDWAFVSPALRFGAHMPGERLGHYRLGDDVAVQPEDGGAISAADYALGLVDLIEKGDHHRAQVNLGH
- a CDS encoding transposase family protein, producing the protein MPCPRCGVVSWRVHGRYARRLADAPFGGVPAVTELVVRRFKCLNPQCPALTFAEQVEGLTSPHGRYTPRLSALLTSIAACLAGRPGARLATRAKHSRRQGQTAGPPPTVTGVAAGQRARPRGRRLLVAIRGVRRRSIRVVVGFLRR
- a CDS encoding M64 family metallopeptidase, encoding MRRRGSIFLTAAVLCATGLAALPAGSATAGTPEPTESREVFSPDGTITPVKVPKQVEAPVAKADVKAAAAANVTAIQDTGPSASRFDMVIVGDGYTASQMGLLRQHAQAKWNEIAATAPWNKYRQSVNVWLVNVVSNQSGVDNDPVQGVNRDTALDMAFFCGGTPHLLCLNEAKAKSYAAQAPEVDAIVAVGNSTKYGGAGYPSLSTVAGGNPDSGRIAIHELGHSVGGLADEYYTPGTTYSGAEPQAPNVTTDPRGSKWASYLGQSTPDGGVIGAYQGGNYYERGIYRPSQDSLMRNINKEFNLLGLAAMNRAISSRIH